The nucleotide window TGCGTCCTTGATGATCCCATCAGGGCTGGCAGCAAGCCACTTCTTCTCCGGGTGAATGAAAAGGCCACAGTCTTCCACTTGCACTGGCTTGCCCCCcttctgtaatttctgtttGTAGGCTTCCACAGCCACCTTCTCATTGCGGATCCCCCAGGACATGGCTGGGGTCTGCACCCTGGAGCCAGAGCCCACCACCTCTTTTAGGTAGGACTGGGGCACCTTGTCTGTCTTGCTGTTGGCAAACTTGCTGTTGGCAATTTTGGGGGCCACGGAGGCAGTGATGCGGTTCTCCCGCCACTCGTACCACTTGGGGTTTTCCCGCTGGCCCCGGGTCTCCTTCTCCACCCTTGGTATGTCCTGGCTCTTTACAGGGGGCAGGAACCAGTCACAGGCCTTGCTCGGGTCAGCCTCAGGCTGCTTCTTCTGTGGGCACAGGTCAGTTCTGGCAGGACCAGCGGCTCCCTTGGCATCAGGTGCCTTCTTCTGGGTTGTAGAACTCCTGGCGGGTGCACTGCTCTTTTCCCCAGCATCTCCCTGGGCTCTGCGGGATGCTGTGGATCTTGGCTCAGCAGAGTCTGCCTTTGTCCCCCGCCCCTGCGTGGGGGTGGTAGCCTTGGCAGCCGGAGTGCTTCGGGATcggctccctgcagctgtggccCTGGCCCGGGTGGCTGAGGTGGAAGGCGGGGGCGCAGCGGGGGCAGTTTTGGAGGCAGTTGTTGCGGGTCGGGGGGATGATGTGCCAGCAGACTCCTTCCTGGGTCTCCCCATTGCTACAAGTCAGAGGATCTTACACTGTGGACGTGGAATAAAGTTTAATGCAGATCTTCAAAACGCTTCCCTTTCCTTGGCCCTCCCTGCGCCTGCTCCAGGGCACTGTgttcctgccagagctgctACTCCCACACCTTCCCTCGGCTCACGTGTCACGTGGAATGGCAGCTGGCCCAGCTGAGGTGCTCGTTCTCACCCCCTTTCCCCGCAGCCCAGCCCGGGCCGCCCCGAGGATAGGGCGGGGGCACAGCGGCCCCCAGAGCCACCTCCGCCGGGACCCGGCAGCGGTGCCCGCAGGAGCCGCTTTTGCCCGGGGACCAGCCGGGTTTCCCGCGGGCACATCCGCTCGGCCAGCGGGGGTGCCGGACAGGCGTGAGGGGGGGGaacccccagcagcaccccggGGATCCCACGCATGCTCCGGGACCGCGGTGCGGAGCTGCCCCGGCCGCCCCGCCCGGTGCCGCCGCTCTcaccgctccgccgccgccgccgctccggaAGCGCGTCCCGCCTTCACCACGTGCTGCAGGGCGGCGGCCCGAGGGGCGCGGGAGGGACgggtggggctgggctgggcgcAGCCGTCGGCCAAGCCCCCGGTCCCCGCtagagggaagcagcagctcgGCCACTGGCGCCGCGGGATCTGTGCGGGCATGCCCTCTCCGCTCCGGCATCCCCGCTCCGGCGTCCCCCTGCCTTCCCCCGCATCTCGCCGCCGCCGGCACCTCCGAACGTTTTACGCCGGGCTGGGGACAAGCCCTGCAGCCTCGCCCGTGGGCAGGGGTCCGAACCCGGCCCCCGCGTAGCCCATCCCCGCCCGTGGGCAGGGGTCCGAGCCTGGCCCCCGCGTAGCCCATCCCCGCCCGTGGGCAGGGGTCCGAGCCTGGCCCCCGCGTAGCCCATCCTCGCCCGTGGGCAGGGGTCCGAGCCCGGCCCCCGCGTAGCCCATCCCCGCCCGTGGGCAGGGGTCCGAGCCCGGCCCCCGCGTAGCCCATCCCCGCCCGTGGGCAGAGGGCTGAGCCTCTCGGGCGCCACTGTGAAAGGACAGGCTGACCTGACGGGACCCCCGCCGAGCTCCGGTGGCCCAAGCTGATCTGAACCGCCACGTCCCACCGCGAGCAGACCCTCGGGAGAAGGGCGACAGCAAGAAGCTGGAGCAGCGATACCCACCCTGGAGCGCCCGCTGCGCGGCTGTGCTGCCGTGTGAGGAGGGTCCCGGCGCAGGGATGGCACAGCACCGCCGAGAGCCGCGCCGCCGAGCCTGGCAGAGGGCTCGGCCGCCGTGGAGGAAGCGGAGACACGCGTCACCGGCACGAGAGTTTCGGGTTCCTCAAATCCATGCGGTTTCGTTTCTCCAGCGAGCCTGGCGCCATCGAGCGAGCCCCGGCGGGGACGCTGCTGCGAGATCCCCCACGGCTGAGAGCCCCCGTTGTTTTCTCCTGCCGAAAGCAAATCCAGCAGCCACCAGTGTGTGGCCTGAGTCTGTGTTAGAGCCAGCCGCACAGGGGCTTCCAGCCCCCCATCTACCTCTGCCAGCatcctgggaagatttcagtcAGGCAGGCTGAAGTGCTGGCAGCATTCCCAGCGCCTCTCCCCAAGGATCCCAGATGTCTCCACCAGCCGTCTCTAACCCTGCTCATGTGTTGTTTCGTTTCCTCCCTCCAGGCCCTCTGTAACTCCCTACAGCTGGGCAGACCAATATTACACAGGTTAAGCCAAAGCGTGCCTGATTTTGACCAGAAAAATTTTTACTTTCTCCTCTATGGCTACCCATCCTCAGGATTCGGTTTAGTTCTTGCTTATTAAGGAGCAGCTAAACAGGACACCCCTGCCTCTCTCCCCGAGGGCAAACCCTCTGCCTGTGCAATCTTCAGCAGGgtctgaggagctgcagctgtgttgAGTGCAGTTGCTGCCAGCCTGGGTTTTGGGTTATTTCCCAAAATAACTAAACTCACGCTAAATTCACAGGACTTGTCAGCGACTCGGGACCTGAGAGCATCTGTAAAAGCTCTGTGGTCTGTACCCCTTCCAGCAAGCCCTATCAATGGGTGATAATTCAGCTCAAGGAACAGGTGATTTGGGGATAAATACTCAGATCCTGATTGGTCCCTTGGGTTGTGTTGCAGTTGCTGGTGAGGCGTTACTGAGGTGTGAGGATGCTGAGcactgggctgagctgggcctCTGTTTGCAGGGTTTAACCCATGCTAAGGCTTGCTCAGCACTCTGCTGAAAAGCAGTGCCGGGCTCTCCAGGTCTATTTGTGTCTGTGATGAGCTGCTATAGGGAAACTATGACAGTATAGAGCAGGGACACAAATACCtgatgctgctgggagcagattGGGATGGAGCCCTTCTGTGTCTCCTGCTGAAGGTTGCCAGTGTGCTGGGGGAGGCTCAGCTGAGTCCCCAGCGCTGCACATGCTGCTGTTACTCACCTGCTCTCACGCCTGGGCCGATGTCTGATGCTGTGGCTGGCCAAGCTCCATCACCCCGGCTGGTGGCACTGAACCAGCGCTCGCATTTGgatgcttttcttttgcctcAGCTTGGCCTAGAAATGGTAtctcagagaaaaatcaaagcttgtgggtttttttctggggctgggctggagtgGCTGCGGCGCTTGCTGTGATGATGGGAGCGGGAGTCCCATGGACATCGCAGGCTGTGTGGATATGTTGTGGTGTGCAgggcctccagcagctcccagagctggcagctgtcaCAGGGGGATAACACATGGGTTAGCATCCTTCTCCTGTGGTCatgaaggagggagaaggggagcaGCTGCACACTGCAGCTCTCCTCTCTGCGCAGGGAGGGGAAGTGAAATACTATGGGGCATCTCACATGGGGGAGGGAACAGCTCAGAGTGCTCTAGCAAGGGCCCTAGGGATGCACAGAGTGCCTCTTGGCCCGATAATTGTTGACTAAAGCTCAGGGTGAGGGGTCAGGAAGGAGAAGTGTGTCTCATGCTAAGTGTGCAGCAAAGGGCCTCTTCCACCAAGATTTCTCTCTGTTGCTGTCACCTGTGAAACCTGTGTCAGGGAGCTGAAGCTGTAGTGGCATATGGGTCAGCTCAGAGGTGAGATCTAAAAATACCTGCTGAGGACTGGGGACTGCTCCCCTCGTGGTGCTGCTGGATTTTTCTGCCCCAGTTTGTGTCTGGAGTGGCTCCAGGTTCAGTGTGGCTGTGACGGTGGGTTCTGCGGTGCAGGAGGTGGGGGGGACTCCTCTCGGTGTGCTCTATaaaaagagctgcagcagcacagtccTATCTAtagcacagggagctgcctgggaaaggcagggcagggattaGCCCAAATCTGATGGATTTCTCTGGCCCTGCTTGGGAATGTGGGGCTGTCAGTGGCTGAGGGATTCCCAGTGTGCCCTGGCTGTGAGATCTCCCTGCCAGCAGACATGTCCTGACTTTGCTGGGATTTCCTGACTGTCTCCGCCTTCCCCAGGGGAGCTTGTTGTCACACTTGTCACCCAAAAGCTGGGCTGTCCCTCAAtcccccctttccagctcctcaGGGCTATGATTTCACTGCAGCATATGGAGGCTGATGAGGACAGCCCAGTGGAACCCCAGGACatctgggtttggggtggataTTCAGCATCTACCTGCTGCTCCGAGTCATTTTGTGGTGGTCTCAGGGCAGCTGAGACCTTTCCTAGTGAAGCTGGATGTGACACTTGTGGCCCACATTATTTGTACTGGAGAGTTCAGCTGGCTGATGGGGGCTATTTTGCCTCATTATTTGTCTGGGGGGCACACAAACAAGGCGGTGGTTACATGTCCCAGTCAGACAAACCCCATGGTTTTCCTTGCTGCAGCATCACCAAGGGTCTCACCAGTACCCTAGTTTGCCTGGACTATTCTGTGGGTGCAGAGCAGCCCACAGCTGTGGACTCTGCTCTTGACTGGTGCCTGTCACTCTCTGGGGGTGTTGGCTGTCCCCTGAGACCCCCAGCGTTCCCCATGAGAGcattcccctgctcccctcccgGGGTGCCGGTACTAGGGAGTGTGTCTCTTTAATGAggctgggcttggagcagctctgctgctggcacagggagtgAGGGATGGAGCGAGGGCGGTGAAGGAGCCAGTGCCAGAGAGGgagcctgcagcaggagaggcgGGGAAGGACCGCTCATCCCCCGGGTACCGCAGCCGCCCAGacagaggggcagggaaacccatccccagggaagagagctctgcagaaggCAGGGACCCAGCGGGTGCTGAAAGGAGCCTGCAGCCTCTGTGTCATCCTCATCGTCCTCCTCCAGGTAAGGGCcaggggcaggcagagcagggaccaTGGTGGCCTGGGACCCTGAGGGTGTCCCGCAATTCCTCGGTGTCCCAGGGTTGTGCATCCGCTGTCGGGGCAGCTCTGGGTCATAGGAGGGGTGAGAGGTGGAGATGAGACAGCAGGGCCACAAAAGTGCTGAAATCACCATCTGGCAGGGACCGGACAGGGCTGGCTCCAGTAACTGCTGGGAACATGCTCCAGGTTATCAGCAACCAGTCCCTGGCACACACCACAGCTGTCCCGTggtgggggacactgggacccTTCTGTGGGGCTGCCCTGCCAGGATTTGCCCTTGTCAGGGGAAATCCATGGGGCTGAGACTTTTCTTTTGGGAGGTGCCTGTGTTAGGGTGCATTGAGGGCAAGTAACTCCTGTTCCCTGGCACAAGGATGTTTTTTTCCGGGGGTTTTAATGGCTCTGGGGAGGcgagagcagcagctcaggtcCTGGAGGTGGTGGTCCTGGATGCAGTGTTGGAGTCAGGGTGTGAGTCCCAGCTTGTGTGTGCAGTGGACTCTGCTCTCTGTTCCCACTCCCCAGCAGACAAAGCAGGAGGCACCACAGGCTGGAGATAGTCCTTTGCCCCATCCAGCAATTCCTTTCCCCCTCGCTCCTCTTTGGGCTCTCTGCAGTGGTGTGTCCCATGGGTGTAGGGCAACAGCACCATCACCTCCTGACTCCATAGCCTTCTCTGTGCTCCAGGAGTTGGGATGgatcctgctctcctgcccttGTGCCCCATGGGATGTCTCACAGGGAGGGGAGgcaagggaagcaggagggtcAGCAATGGCTCTTCACTCCAGGCACTCTTGCAGAGGCTTGGGCTCCTCTCCTTCCATCCTTTCTCTTGAACCTGCCTGTGTATCTGTCACCAATGAAAATTTCCGCTGGGTTTGCCCATGTTGGGTTTGGCCTCTTCTTTCCCCTGGACTGTGCTGAACCCCAGCTTGGGCGGCTGTTGCTGCAGCAGGTGAAACTCTGACAACTCCCCAGGCAGCTAAGCAGGGTCCACTGGGCTCAGGCACCTGCCTCCCTGTAGCAGCCTTGCTGGAAAACTCAGCCTGCCCACAGGCGAGAAGAGAAGCATTGATTTATTCTGACCTAGGGAAGAGTCAGCTCCTTCTCGCTTTCACAGACGGTTTTTAGCTGCCGGCACAGagagctgcccccagcctgcTGTAGCCCTTTTATACTGGGGTTGTTGCTGGTTAAACCATCTCCTGCAGGCAGTAggtggaggggaggaagaagagagggcTGTGAAGGCGCTGGAAATCatgctggggatggggagagggcTGGGGACCTGTTGGTGATGCCACGCTGGTATCTAGGGACAAGTTGCTGCCCTAGGGAAAGAGGATGAAGATACTGGGGTGAGGACCATCAGCTCTGGTTTTATTCATTACCATGGGGCTTAGAGCAGCCAGCACGAAGCGTGGCAGGGCCAGATGGAGCCTGTTTACTCTGTGAGGGTAAATGTAAAGAGAAGTGATAAAAAGCAGCCGGGACAGCTTCTCCAGTAAGTCCCTGGTAAACAAGCTGGCAGTGACCCGGCCgaaaggcagcacagcaaaTAGCGGGCACGTTGCTGAGCATTAAACTGGGTGCCTTGGGAACAAATTAAACAGCTTTGGGGAGAAATATGTCTTTAATGGCTCAGTGTGGCTGGGTTGGAGGCATCCTGGTCTCCAGATCCCGTCTGGGCGCTATGGTCAGGGCAGGAACCAGCTGTTGGTGTTCCCAACTGTGGAACAGCAAGTGTGGAGGAACAGCAGACAGTGCAGGGACCTTGTGCCACCTCATGTGCTGGGAACACAGTCTGGGGGGCTCAGCAGTGTGTGCAGCATCCTGCACAGAGGCTGGAGGGTTGTTGATGATGGGGTGTGGTTGGGTGGCCAGGATCTGTCAGCATAACCCTGCAATGCCACTTGAGCAGGTAAATGGCTCTCCTCTGCTGTAATGGACTGATTTTCCTGGGATGCAGCCACATTGCTAATGCACTTCTGCGCTTCTCCAAGGCCCCCTGCTTTGTGCCAGCTGGGAGTTTGgtcccagtgctgcctccaaggatggagtcctgctctgctttcaAAGATGCTCTGTGAGAGGCACTCATGACCACATGCTGAGGGCACCCCAAGCCTCCCATTACTGATGCTCTTATGAGTTGTTCCCAGGATGAAGGCCACTGGATGGGGACACCAGATGGCTCACTTGTACCTGGCCTTGTCCTTGCCCCGGGCACATCGTGTGCTGGAGCACCAGCACACGGCGTGGGGCGGGGCCTCGCTGCTGCTGGGTCGTGGGTGcttggggcaggcaggggatACAGAGCGGTGCAGACCCCATGCACACTGTCCCCAGATCCATACAGCCGGGGCTAAGGCTGACACGAATATTTTACACAAATATTTGATGGCACAGGGTGGGCTGATGTTGGAGAGATGCCTTGACTCCAGACAATTATTTCTGATGCTGCTCCTGGATGTTTTTCCCAAGGGGAAGAGAGGTGTGGAGTGGGTTGGTGCCCTGGTGGGAAGGAATCCCCAGCCACCTCTCTTCCTGCCAAAGGGTGGGACCCCAGACACATCAATTTCTGGGCAAAGAAGGTGATGATCATCCACTTGTCGGGCTCCACCCTGCAGTGCATTCCCCTCGGTGCTGTTCTTCCGTGCAGCACTGACCTTGTTGTTAATTATTAAACCCCCAGCAAACACTGCTCGCTGCTTTGTCCTAGTTACACTGTGGGCTTCTCACCCTtctggttggcttttttttctaaacaaattaCCCTGGTAACCTCTGTGGATGAATGGAGATGGGAGCAGAAGACGCTTCTCTCCCAGCCAGTGCAGGAGATGGCCTGGGgaggctctggagctgctctggggtggCTGAGAGATGGGCTGCATGTGGTTGGCCATTATCCATTCTGTCCAGGAGACCCTGCTTGTCTGCCAGGGCTTGTGGCTTGCATGTAACCACTGCTCACAGGAGTTTTGTTGCCCTCTCTGTGGGCTCCTGTGGCTCCAGACCTGGTTTGCAGATGGGCGGGGGTCCAAGGAGAGACCTGGGTCCAGGTCCACGTGTTCTGTGgatgctgaagagcagcatGGCTTGTGGGAGGGCTGGAGACCTGCTTACCCTTGCAGGCTGGGCAGATGGAAATGGCTTGTGGGCAGATGCCCCTTCCAGCAGATCCCCGTCCCTGAGCATACAGtgcctgccttccctctgctcaCAGCTGCCCACTGAGGGACCATGCCAGGCCTCTACACCCTCTC belongs to Corvus moneduloides isolate bCorMon1 chromosome 10, bCorMon1.pri, whole genome shotgun sequence and includes:
- the LOC116449004 gene encoding uncharacterized protein LOC116449004, which gives rise to MGRPRKESAGTSSPRPATTASKTAPAAPPPSTSATRARATAAGSRSRSTPAAKATTPTQGRGTKADSAEPRSTASRRAQGDAGEKSSAPARSSTTQKKAPDAKGAAGPARTDLCPQKKQPEADPSKACDWFLPPVKSQDIPRVEKETRGQRENPKWYEWRENRITASVAPKIANSKFANSKTDKVPQSYLKEVVGSGSRVQTPAMSWGIRNEKVAVEAYKQKLQKGGKPVQVEDCGLFIHPEKKWLAASPDGIIKDAATGKDLGLLEVKCPYKHRNRTVREACKDKDFCLEVDGDSYALKKNHPYFTQVQCQLGTTGFQHADFVVHTNKETAVVPVEFDRAFWRNTVPKLEKFYTEAVIPHLEQKAGSSVWATEE